One Cellulomonas sp. Y8 DNA segment encodes these proteins:
- a CDS encoding ABC transporter ATP-binding protein: MQRSIVEELGDRLAAPEEFGSEALVACDAVVRIFRSGGVEVQALQGLDLLVHAGEMVAVVGASGSGKSTLLRILSAADAPSAGRVRVGRWDLGALSARDRVTYRRTVVGTVRQQTARNLVPYLSARQNVALPLTLAGVPRAQRAARVGELLELVGLADAGGRRPAELSGGEQQRVAIAVALANRPRLLLADEPTGELDTATGQQVFDALRAAQRDAGTTVVVVTHDPAVSGQVERTVAIRDGRTSSEVLRRSHVGEDGAAAVVAEEYAVMDRAGRVQVPREYREALDLTRRVRLQLEADHVAVRPDGAGVPAGPGGHDGSAVPARRRRHGAA, translated from the coding sequence GTGCAGCGCAGCATCGTGGAGGAGCTCGGCGATCGGCTCGCCGCGCCCGAGGAGTTCGGGAGCGAGGCCCTCGTGGCGTGCGACGCGGTGGTCCGCATCTTCCGCTCCGGCGGCGTCGAGGTGCAGGCCCTCCAGGGGCTCGACCTGCTGGTGCACGCGGGGGAGATGGTCGCCGTCGTCGGGGCGTCTGGCTCCGGCAAGTCCACCCTGCTGCGGATCCTGTCCGCCGCCGACGCGCCGAGTGCCGGGCGGGTCCGCGTCGGGCGGTGGGACCTCGGGGCGCTGAGCGCGCGGGACCGCGTGACCTACCGGCGCACGGTGGTCGGGACCGTCCGGCAGCAGACCGCGCGCAACCTCGTGCCCTACCTGAGCGCGCGGCAGAACGTCGCGCTCCCGCTCACGCTCGCGGGGGTGCCGCGCGCGCAGCGGGCCGCGCGGGTGGGCGAGCTGCTGGAGCTGGTCGGGCTCGCCGACGCGGGCGGCCGCCGCCCCGCCGAGCTGTCCGGGGGCGAGCAGCAGCGGGTCGCGATCGCGGTCGCGCTCGCCAACCGGCCCCGGCTCCTGCTCGCCGACGAGCCGACGGGCGAGCTCGACACCGCCACCGGCCAGCAGGTGTTCGACGCGCTGCGCGCCGCCCAGCGGGACGCGGGCACCACGGTCGTGGTCGTGACGCACGACCCGGCGGTGAGCGGTCAGGTGGAGCGCACGGTGGCGATCCGGGACGGGCGGACCAGCAGCGAGGTGCTGCGGCGCTCGCACGTCGGCGAGGACGGCGCCGCGGCCGTCGTCGCCGAGGAGTACGCGGTCATGGACCGGGCCGGGCGGGTCCAGGTGCCGCGGGAGTACCGGGAGGCGCTCGACCTCACCCGCCGGGTCCGGCTGCAGCTCGAGGCGGACCACGTCGCGGTGCGGCCGGACGGCGCCGGGGTCCCGGCCGGACCGGGCGGCCACGACGGCTCGGCAGTGCCGGCCCGGCGCCGCCGGCACGGTGCCGCGTGA
- a CDS encoding DUF3618 domain-containing protein → MSENPDEIRARIEATRADLSANVDAVGDALDPRQVAHRQADKVRSKVGSVRDRVMGTVHDARDSVSGAAGSASGSAHSAADSARSAAHGLAEGVQGAPSTVARQAQGNPLAAGLIAFGVGWLAASLLPSSQKEQQAAQAVKDQAQQLAPQVKEAASQVVDELREPAQQAVDQVKERAAEAVGSVKEQGTQAASDLKDQAQDSAQEVRQAPQQG, encoded by the coding sequence ATGAGTGAGAACCCGGACGAGATCCGTGCCCGGATCGAGGCGACCCGTGCCGACCTGAGCGCGAACGTGGACGCGGTCGGCGACGCGCTGGACCCGCGCCAGGTGGCGCACCGCCAGGCGGACAAGGTCCGCAGCAAGGTCGGCTCGGTCCGCGACCGGGTCATGGGCACGGTGCACGACGCCCGCGACTCCGTGAGCGGCGCGGCGGGCAGCGCGTCGGGCTCGGCGCACTCCGCCGCCGACTCGGCGAGGAGCGCGGCGCACGGGCTGGCCGAGGGCGTGCAGGGCGCGCCGTCGACCGTCGCGCGCCAGGCGCAGGGCAACCCCCTGGCCGCCGGCCTGATCGCCTTCGGGGTGGGCTGGCTGGCGGCGTCGCTGCTGCCGTCCTCGCAGAAGGAGCAGCAGGCGGCGCAGGCGGTCAAGGACCAGGCGCAGCAGCTGGCGCCGCAGGTCAAGGAGGCCGCGAGCCAGGTCGTCGACGAGCTGCGCGAGCCGGCGCAGCAGGCCGTCGACCAGGTCAAGGAGCGCGCTGCCGAGGCCGTCGGCTCCGTCAAGGAGCAGGGCACCCAGGCGGCGAGCGACCTGAAGGACCAGGCGCAGGACTCGGCCCAGGAGGTGCGGCAGGCCCCGCAGCAGGGCTGA
- a CDS encoding phage holin family protein, whose protein sequence is MGDAPGSAPAGTAPAGAGGERPSLGDLIGNVTQDLSALVRQEVELAKAELTQSAKRAGRGSGMLAGAGVAAHFVLLFLSIALWWALAHPLGHAWSALVVAVVWGVIAAVLALRGRSELQRVKGAPRTAETVKKIPNALKGDEEANHE, encoded by the coding sequence CTGGGAGACGCACCCGGGTCGGCGCCGGCGGGGACGGCACCGGCCGGGGCGGGCGGCGAGCGCCCGTCGCTCGGCGACCTGATCGGCAACGTCACGCAGGACCTGTCGGCGCTGGTGCGCCAGGAGGTCGAGCTGGCCAAGGCCGAGCTGACGCAGTCGGCCAAGCGGGCCGGCCGGGGCAGCGGGATGCTCGCGGGCGCGGGCGTCGCGGCGCACTTCGTGCTGCTGTTCCTGTCCATCGCGCTGTGGTGGGCGCTCGCCCACCCGCTGGGCCACGCCTGGTCGGCGCTGGTCGTGGCCGTGGTCTGGGGTGTGATCGCGGCCGTGCTCGCGCTGCGCGGTCGCTCCGAGCTGCAGCGCGTCAAGGGCGCGCCGCGCACGGCGGAGACGGTGAAGAAGATCCCGAACGCCCTCAAGGGTGACGAGGAGGCGAACCATGAGTGA
- a CDS encoding manganese catalase family protein: protein MFFHRQELQFKATPDKPDAVYARKLQEVLGGQYGEITVAMQYGFQSWNTHLPGKYRDLLYGIGAEEFGHVEMLATMIAQLLEKAPVGITEEAVQNDPTIAAIVGGTDVQHAIVAGAGARPVDSNGNPWSAGYITASGNLLADFQANANAEMQGRVQVARLYHMTDDKGVRDMLAFLLARDTMHQNQWIAAARELQEEGFEGIPTPSNFPLDQEHREVAYQYINFSNGTDADKGSWASGPTPDGLGEFSYVAEPPAGVPMPPPTQPDPRLYGTTPLPNAAEKAAGKLKDTFKSE, encoded by the coding sequence ATGTTCTTCCACCGTCAAGAGCTGCAGTTCAAGGCCACACCCGACAAGCCGGACGCCGTCTACGCCCGCAAGCTCCAGGAGGTCCTGGGCGGGCAGTACGGCGAGATCACGGTCGCGATGCAGTACGGGTTCCAGTCCTGGAACACCCACCTGCCCGGCAAGTACCGCGACCTGCTGTACGGCATCGGCGCCGAGGAGTTCGGCCACGTCGAGATGCTGGCGACGATGATCGCCCAGCTGCTGGAGAAGGCCCCCGTCGGGATCACCGAGGAGGCCGTGCAGAACGACCCGACGATCGCCGCGATCGTGGGCGGCACGGACGTCCAGCACGCGATCGTCGCCGGTGCGGGCGCCCGCCCGGTGGACAGCAACGGCAACCCCTGGAGCGCGGGCTACATCACCGCGAGCGGCAACCTGCTGGCCGACTTCCAGGCGAACGCGAACGCCGAGATGCAGGGCCGCGTGCAGGTGGCGCGGCTCTACCACATGACCGACGACAAGGGTGTGCGGGACATGCTCGCGTTCCTGCTGGCGCGCGACACGATGCACCAGAACCAGTGGATCGCGGCGGCGCGCGAGCTGCAGGAGGAGGGCTTCGAGGGCATCCCGACCCCGAGCAACTTCCCCCTCGACCAGGAGCACCGCGAGGTCGCGTACCAGTACATCAACTTCTCGAACGGCACGGACGCGGACAAGGGCTCCTGGGCCTCCGGTCCGACCCCGGACGGCCTCGGCGAGTTCAGCTACGTCGCCGAGCCCCCGGCCGGCGTCCCGATGCCGCCGCCCACGCAGCCCGACCCGCGGCTGTACGGCACCACCCCGCTCCCGAACGCCGCAGAGAAGGCCGCCGGGAAGCTGAAGGACACCTTCAAGAGCGAGTGA